The proteins below come from a single Miscanthus floridulus cultivar M001 chromosome 1, ASM1932011v1, whole genome shotgun sequence genomic window:
- the LOC136465806 gene encoding uncharacterized protein, with product MDGGSGLNILYANTLELLELDQSRLRGGSAPFHGVVPGKRTQPLGRVDLPVCFGTPSNYRKEALTFECIEYAEAIVEAETLIADLDQLGSKVPDVKRRAGTFEPAEAVKVVPVDPTVPDGRGLKISATLNSK from the exons atggacggaggcagcggcctcaacatcctctacgccaacactctggagctcctggagctcgaccaatcaCGGCTTCGAggtggttccgcgcccttccacggcgtcgtgccagggaagcgcacacaACCCCTCGGACGCGttgacttacccgtctgctttggcaccccatccaactaccgtaaggaagccctcaccttcgag tgcatcgagtacgccgaggccatcgtggaggccgagaccctcatcgccgatctcgaccagcttggtagcaaGGTTCCCGACGTcaagcggcgcgccgggaccttcgaacccgcggaggccgtcaaggTCGTCCCagtcgatcccaccgtccccgacggtcggggactgaagatcagcgccaccctcaacagcaaatag